A stretch of the Alnus glutinosa chromosome 6, dhAlnGlut1.1, whole genome shotgun sequence genome encodes the following:
- the LOC133870144 gene encoding lysine histidine transporter-like 8, with the protein MREGVEVNISPAVAKRREDEAETPAISAPPFQLECPSMSRSPLLDIGRPKTPRSPYASRLMTPIASPMKKAITNMQGCLEEVGHFTKLDPQDAWLPITESRNGNAFYSAFHTLCSGIGVQALVLPLSFTTLGWTWGILCVSVAFIWQMYTLWLLVQLHESESGARYSRYLRLSMAAFGEKRGKLFALLPTMYLSGGTCVTLIMIGGTTMKIFFQTVCGATCDVNPLTTLEWYVVFTCCSIVLAQLPNLNSIAGVSLIGAITAISYCTLIWVVSISKSRPMGVSYDPLEAKSDTERLFSIFNALGIIGFAFRGHNLVLEIQGTMPSSLKRPSRVPMWRGVKYAYLIIAMCLFPIAIGGYWAYGNLIPNGGMLDALHKYHAHDTPRFLLGLTSLLVVLNSLSSFQIYAMPVFDNLELRYTSKMNKPCPWWLRSGIRAAFGCLAFFIAVALPFLPSLAGLIGGIALPITLAYPCFMWVLIKKPQKYSRFWYLNLVLGALGMVVSILVVTGAIWSIVTIGIKIHFFKPQ; encoded by the exons ATGAGAGAGGGGGTGGAAGTGAACATAAGTCCGGCAGTAGCAAAGAGGAGGGAAGACGAGGCAGAAACTCCGGCAATCTCGGCGCCGCCGTTTCAACTTGAGTGTCCTTCAATGAGTCGGTCGCCACTTCTGGATATAGGGCGCCCAAAGACCCCTAGAAGCCCGTATGCTTCGCGTTTGATGACTCCAATAGCAAGCCCCATGAAAAAGGCGATCACAAACATGCAAGGTTGCTTGGAAGAAGTTGGCCACTTCACCAAGCTTGACCCACAGGACGCCTGGCTTCCCATCACCGAGTCCAGGAACGGCAACGCCTTCTACTCAGCATTTCATACGCTATGCTCGGGAATCGGCGTTCAAGCCCTTGTTCTTCCCTTATCTTTCACTACACTCGGCTG GACATGGGGAATTTTATGTGTTTCGGTGGCTTTTATATGGCAGATGTACACTCTGTGGTTACTGGTTCAGCTACATGAATCGGAGTCCGGGGCGCGCTACAGCAGATATCTCCGCCTTTCCATGGCGGCTTTTG GTGAGAAGCGAGGAAAACTGTTTGCACTACTTCCGACGATGTATTTATCAGGCGGCACATGTGTGACCCTAATCATGATCGGAGGTACGaccatgaaaatatttttccaaaccGTTTGTGGGGCAACATGCGACGTAAACCCACTAACAACGTTGGAGTGGTACGTAGTTTTCACTTGCTGCAGCATCGTTCTGGCACAGCTTCCCAACCTGAATTCAATCGCCGGAGTTTCCCTGATCGGAGCAATTACTGCCATAAGCTACTGCACACTGATATGGGTAGTCTCTATAAGCAAAAGTAGGCCCATGGGTGTCTCCTATGACCCACTGGAGGCAAAATCTGATACAGAAAGGCTTTTCAGTATTTTCAATGCGCTTGGGATTATCGGCTTCGCTTTCAGAGGCCACAATCTTGTTCTTGAAATACAG GGGACCATGCCTTCGAGCTTAAAGCGCCCATCCCGTGTTCCAATGTGGAGAGGAGTGAAGTATGCATATCTAATCATCGCAATGTGTTTGTTTCCCATTGCAATTGGCGGCTATTGGGCTTATGGCAATTTA ATACCTAATGGAGGGATGCTAGATGCTTTGCACAAATACCACGCACATGACACACCAAGATTTCTCTTAGGATTAACAAGCTTGCTTGTGGTGCTCAACAGTCTAAGCTCATTCCAAATATATGCAATGCCAGTATTTGACAATCTGGAGTTGAGATATACAAGCAAGATGAACAAACCCTGTCCATGGTGGCTTCGCTCGGGGATTCGAGCCGCCTTTGGATGTCTTGCATTTTTCATAGCAGTGGCACTACCATTCTTGCCAAGCTTGGCAGGATTGATCGGAGGGATAGCGCTGCCAATCACCTTAGCATACCCCTGTTTCATGTGGGTGCTAATCAAGAAACCCCAGAAATATAGTAGATTTTGGTACCTCAATTTGGTATTGGGAGCTTTGGGAATGGTTGTCAGCATTCTTGTTGTCACTGGAGCAATTTGGAGCATAGTGACCATAGGGATAAAGATCCACTTTTTCAAGCCCCAATAA